In Helianthus annuus cultivar XRQ/B chromosome 9, HanXRQr2.0-SUNRISE, whole genome shotgun sequence, the following are encoded in one genomic region:
- the LOC110878776 gene encoding uncharacterized protein LOC110878776 gives MSHLIPIRLPISLSRRFRNPCFLSQMRSRVSTCDSRSGYHGFLSQTRSRVSTCTSRSGFHSSVRHFHGTKKSEPNQFLFFEGLWSVHLPSSQTRSRVSTCASRSGFHSSVRHFHGTKKSEPNQASVAYIFHPNGNFPIKPAGQKAFRVIKGKAEK, from the exons ATGTCTCATCTCATTCCTATCCGCctccccatctctctctctcggcGATTCAGAAACCCCTGCTTTCTCTCTCAAATGAGATCTAGGGTTTCTACATGTGATTCAAGATCTGGCTATCACGGCTTTCTCTCTCAAACGAGATCTAGGGTTTCTACATGCACTTCAAGATCTGGCTTTCATAGTTCGGTTCGACACTTCCATGGAACCAAAAAATCTGAGCCAAATCAG TTCTTGTTTTTTGAAGGCCTCTGGAGCGTACATCTTCCGTCCTCTCAAACGAGATCTAGGGTTTCTACATGCGCTTCAAGATCTGGCTTTCACAGTTCGGTTCGACACTTCCATGGAACCAAAAAATCTGAGCCAAATCAG GCCTCTGTAGCGTACATCTTCCATCCTAATGGAAACTTTCCAATAAAACCTGCAGGACAG AAAGCTTTTCGAGTTATAAAAGGTAAAGCCGAAAAGTGA